In one window of Halomarina pelagica DNA:
- a CDS encoding NADP-dependent oxidoreductase — translation MSETNRQWLLAERPDGRPTEDCFELVEREVPEPGPREVLVRTRYMSVDPYMRGRMRDAESYAEPWDVGEAMHAGVVGEVVESNSPHWEEGDVVNGNLRWADYAVADEDALVPVDPDRAPISTALGVLGMPGRTAYFGLLDVGEPKPGDTVVVSGAAGAVGSVVGQIARHAGCRVVGIAGAEEKVRWLTDELGFDEAIDYRETEDVRGALAEACPDGIDVYYDNVGGPITDAAFANLAVRARVVVCGQISLYNAEERPTGPRKLGELITKRARVEGVLVRDYVERYEEANERLARWVADDVVRYRETVTDGLENAPDAFLGLFDGVNIGKQVVRVTAPEN, via the coding sequence ATGTCGGAGACGAATCGGCAGTGGCTGTTGGCGGAGCGCCCCGACGGGCGACCGACGGAGGACTGTTTCGAGCTGGTCGAGCGCGAGGTTCCGGAGCCCGGTCCGCGGGAGGTGCTGGTCCGAACGCGGTACATGTCGGTCGATCCGTACATGCGCGGTCGGATGCGCGACGCGGAGTCCTACGCCGAGCCGTGGGACGTCGGCGAGGCGATGCACGCGGGCGTCGTCGGCGAGGTCGTCGAGTCGAACAGCCCGCACTGGGAGGAGGGGGACGTGGTGAACGGGAACCTCAGGTGGGCGGACTACGCCGTGGCGGACGAGGACGCGCTCGTTCCCGTCGATCCCGACCGTGCGCCGATCTCGACCGCGCTCGGCGTGCTCGGGATGCCGGGGCGGACGGCCTACTTCGGCCTCCTCGACGTGGGGGAGCCGAAGCCGGGCGACACGGTCGTCGTCTCGGGGGCCGCCGGTGCCGTCGGCTCCGTCGTCGGCCAGATCGCGAGGCACGCCGGCTGTCGCGTCGTCGGGATCGCCGGTGCCGAGGAGAAGGTTCGCTGGCTGACCGACGAACTGGGGTTCGACGAGGCGATCGACTACCGCGAGACGGAGGACGTGCGCGGCGCGCTGGCCGAGGCGTGCCCGGACGGCATCGACGTCTACTACGACAACGTCGGCGGGCCGATCACGGACGCCGCGTTCGCCAACCTCGCGGTCAGGGCGCGGGTCGTCGTCTGCGGACAGATCTCCCTCTACAACGCCGAGGAGCGACCGACGGGACCGCGGAAGCTCGGGGAACTCATCACCAAGCGCGCCCGCGTCGAAGGCGTACTGGTGCGGGACTACGTCGAGCGATACGAGGAGGCGAACGAGCGCCTCGCGCGCTGGGTGGCCGACGACGTCGTGCGGTACCGCGAGACGGTCACCGACGGTCTAGAGAACGCGCCCGACGCCTTCCTGGGTTTGTTCGACGGCGTGAATATCGGCAAGCAAGTGGTTCGGGTGACGGCTCCCGAAAACTGA
- the tmcA gene encoding tRNA(Met) cytidine acetyltransferase TmcA, producing MLTSLVRSLRAEARRANERRLLALAGEHDACLDALPGVLDAGAIEDAVLIGHRDVRGLTRHEPRRADELLGTTRECVVVDAHDECRPNALGRAAGAVDGGGLLVLLAPPLDAWPDRRDRFDESLAVPPDALDDVAGNFRRRLVRLLRQHPGIAIADPETGAVERDGLTEPYPARERGTPDPPPRHGFPDAAYRACLTDDQVAAVRAFETLRDPDAAVVLEADRGRGKSSAAGLAAGSLAAVGRDVLVTAPTRGGAVELFARARELLDALGVLASADDGDLAATGGGRVRFERPARAANLPGDPDAVFVDEAAGLSVALLSSFLDGPPVGFATTVHGYEGAGRGFSVRFRERLDASDRDVTDCVMRAPIRYAASDPIEPWLFRALLLDANPPVEPLVEGATPETVAYERPTPGDLLADEHRLRELFGLLVLAHYRTEPNDLARLLDAPNLTARVLAHDGHVVAVALLAREGGLPPAVRERAYRIGRVRGNMLPDLLMGQLRDPAAGAPVGRRVVRIAVHPAVRSRGLGSHLLGRVHAEFGDRLDWFGVSYGATPRLLSFWRANGYRVVHLSTTRNETSGERSAAMLRPAGAEGAGGTNGAADAEDAEDAEDASDAGGAVDAADAADAADALPDRHARWFRERIAGVLSDSLADLDPDVVRAALAATGGRAALDLGDREWHLVAAAAYGPGQFDVHPEPFRRLVVRALTDPDPDPPLDADAERLLVRRVLQARGWRTVAEELGFQTPSGARRAAGRAFRALCERYGGSAVAEERGRYE from the coding sequence ATGCTCACCTCCCTCGTGCGCTCGCTCCGGGCCGAGGCGCGGCGGGCGAACGAGCGCCGCCTGCTCGCGCTCGCGGGCGAGCACGACGCCTGCCTCGACGCCCTCCCCGGCGTCCTCGACGCCGGCGCGATCGAGGACGCGGTCCTGATCGGTCACCGCGACGTTCGGGGGCTGACGCGCCACGAACCGCGGCGGGCCGACGAACTGCTCGGGACGACCCGCGAGTGCGTCGTCGTGGACGCCCACGATGAGTGTCGCCCCAACGCGCTCGGCCGCGCGGCGGGCGCGGTCGACGGCGGCGGGCTGCTCGTCCTGCTCGCGCCGCCGCTCGACGCGTGGCCCGACCGGCGCGACCGCTTCGACGAGTCGCTCGCCGTCCCGCCGGACGCCCTCGACGACGTGGCGGGGAACTTCCGCCGCCGGCTCGTCCGCCTCCTGCGCCAGCACCCCGGCATCGCGATCGCGGACCCGGAGACGGGAGCCGTCGAGCGCGACGGCCTGACCGAGCCGTACCCGGCGCGCGAGCGGGGAACGCCCGACCCGCCGCCGCGCCACGGCTTCCCCGACGCCGCCTACCGCGCCTGCCTGACGGACGACCAGGTCGCGGCCGTCCGGGCGTTCGAGACGCTCCGCGACCCCGACGCGGCGGTCGTCCTCGAAGCAGATCGGGGGCGGGGCAAGTCGAGCGCGGCGGGGCTGGCCGCCGGATCGCTCGCCGCGGTCGGGCGCGACGTGCTCGTCACCGCGCCGACGCGGGGGGGTGCCGTCGAACTCTTCGCCCGCGCCCGGGAACTGCTCGACGCGCTCGGTGTCCTCGCGTCGGCGGATGACGGCGACCTCGCGGCGACGGGCGGCGGGCGCGTCCGCTTCGAGCGCCCCGCCCGCGCGGCGAACCTGCCGGGCGACCCGGACGCGGTGTTCGTCGACGAGGCGGCGGGCCTGTCGGTCGCCCTGCTCTCGTCGTTCCTCGACGGCCCGCCGGTCGGGTTCGCCACGACGGTCCACGGCTACGAGGGCGCGGGGCGGGGGTTCTCCGTGCGCTTCCGCGAGCGCCTCGACGCGAGCGACCGCGACGTGACCGACTGCGTGATGCGCGCGCCGATCCGCTACGCCGCGAGCGACCCCATCGAGCCGTGGCTGTTCCGCGCGCTCCTGCTCGACGCCAACCCGCCGGTCGAACCGCTCGTCGAGGGGGCGACGCCCGAAACGGTCGCCTACGAGCGCCCGACGCCCGGGGACCTGCTCGCCGACGAGCACCGCCTCCGGGAACTGTTCGGCCTGCTCGTGCTCGCGCACTACCGGACGGAGCCGAACGACCTCGCGCGCCTGCTCGACGCGCCGAACCTGACGGCGCGCGTCCTCGCGCACGACGGTCACGTCGTGGCGGTCGCCCTGCTCGCCCGCGAGGGTGGACTCCCGCCCGCGGTGCGCGAGCGGGCCTACCGGATCGGGCGCGTCCGGGGAAACATGCTCCCGGACCTCCTGATGGGCCAACTGCGCGACCCGGCGGCGGGCGCGCCGGTCGGCCGACGGGTGGTCCGGATCGCCGTCCACCCCGCCGTCCGGTCGCGGGGTCTCGGCTCCCACCTGCTGGGTCGCGTCCACGCGGAGTTCGGCGACCGCCTCGACTGGTTCGGCGTCAGCTACGGCGCGACGCCGCGACTGCTGTCGTTCTGGCGGGCGAACGGCTACCGCGTCGTCCACCTCTCGACGACGCGCAACGAGACGAGCGGCGAGCGCTCTGCGGCCATGCTCCGGCCCGCTGGCGCGGAGGGCGCGGGGGGCACGAACGGCGCGGCGGACGCAGAAGACGCAGAAGACGCAGAAGACGCAAGTGACGCGGGTGGCGCGGTGGACGCGGCGGACGCGGCGGACGCGGCCGACGCCCTCCCCGACCGCCACGCGCGCTGGTTCCGCGAGCGGATCGCGGGCGTCCTCTCGGATTCGCTCGCGGATCTCGACCCGGACGTGGTCCGCGCCGCGCTCGCCGCGACCGGCGGTCGGGCGGCGCTCGACCTCGGCGACCGCGAGTGGCACCTCGTCGCGGCGGCCGCCTACGGGCCGGGGCAGTTCGACGTGCACCCCGAGCCGTTCCGCCGCCTCGTCGTGCGCGCGCTCACCGACCCCGA